DNA from Paraburkholderia sp. PGU19:
GACCAGCGCGACGCGCCGCCCGCGATCCTGCAGATGCAACGCCGACGACACGCCGACGATGCCCGCGCCCAGCACGATGACGTCGAAATCCATAGCGATTGAAATGATGTTGAGTGATGCGTCAGAAGCGCAACGAGCGCGTGTCGCCACGCGCTCGCGCATTGAGTCGACGGGGCCGCGTCAGGTGCGGCCGGCTTCGGCTCAGCAGCGTATCACTTCGCGATGATGTCGCGCTTGAAGTACTTCTGCGACAGCGCCGTCAGCGTGCCGTCCTTCTTCAGCTCGGCGAGCGCGGCATCGACCTTCGCCTGCAGTGCCTTGTCGCCCTTGCGCAGACCGAAGCCCGTGCCTTCGCCGAGCGTCGACGGATCTTTCAGCGGCTCGCCGACCATATCGAAGCCCGCGCCCGCCGGCTTGCTCAGGAAACCATCTTGCGCCGTCTGCGCTTCCTGCACGGCGGCGTCCAGACGTCCCGCGGCGAGGTCCGCGTACACCTGATCCTGGTCCTGATACGACACGATCTGCACGCCCGCATTCGCCCAGTGCCCCTTCAGGAAGTCTTCCTGCGACGAGCCTTGCAGCACGCCGACGCGCTTGCCCTGCAGGCTCTTCACGTCCGGCAGCAGATTGGAGCCGCGCTTCGCGATCATCACGATGGGCACGACGTAAATGGGCGGCGTAAACGCGATGCTTTCCTTGCGTTTGGACGTGATGTTCATCGCCGAGTTGATCACGTCGAACTTGCGCGCCTGCAACGCAGGAATCAGCCCGTCGAATGCGTTCTCGACCCACACGCATTTCACCTTCATCTTCGCGCAGACCGCGTTGCCGACGTCCACATCGAAGCCTTCGAGCTGGCCCGACGCAGTTTTGCTTTCGAACGGAGGGTAGGCGGCTTCGATGCCGAAGCGCAACGTGTCGGACGATTGCGCACAGGCGGCGCCCGCCGTCATGGCAAGGACGGCGGCGGCGAAGGAGAGCTTCAGGTTCATGACGGTTCCTGTCGTTGATGATCGGACCACGCGCGACAAGCGGCGGTGCAGTGGAAATATAGACTGAAAGTCCAGTATGGACTATAGGGAATACGATAGTCCAGTGATCAAAAATGTTGTTCTGTTTCCTTCCAGGCCTTACACGGAAAGGGCAGGAGCCGCGAAAAGCCTATCTGTACGGGTCGCCTTGCGCACACTCCACACGTCCGAAACGAGACTTTTTTGTCCAAATTGGCACAGTCTCAAGTAGACTATAAGTCTACGTTTCCGTCGAATTGCCGATCGGACAGCAATTGCAATTGACGCATCACGCGTCGCCTGAGGAGATGATTTCGATGATGACCGCCTTGCCACTCGCCGTTGACGAACAGGCCGTCCGTGCCGCGCTGCCCGCGCTCGACGTGCGCCGCGCGCTGACCGCGATGTTTCGCGCGCTCGCTTCCGCCGAGGCGGTGCAGCCGCCGCAAACGCTGACGCTGTTCCCGAACGGCGCGGGCGACTTCATTACCTATCTAGGCGTGCTCGCCGACGCGAAGGTGTTCGGCGCGAAGCTGTCGCCGTATATCGTGACGGGCGGCAAGCCGGTGATCACGGCCTGGACCGCGCTGATGTCGATGGAAACGGGGCAGCCGCTGATGTGGTGCGACGCGGGTCTGCTCACCACCGAGCGCACGGCGGGCACC
Protein-coding regions in this window:
- a CDS encoding ABC transporter substrate-binding protein, coding for MNLKLSFAAAVLAMTAGAACAQSSDTLRFGIEAAYPPFESKTASGQLEGFDVDVGNAVCAKMKVKCVWVENAFDGLIPALQARKFDVINSAMNITSKRKESIAFTPPIYVVPIVMIAKRGSNLLPDVKSLQGKRVGVLQGSSQEDFLKGHWANAGVQIVSYQDQDQVYADLAAGRLDAAVQEAQTAQDGFLSKPAGAGFDMVGEPLKDPSTLGEGTGFGLRKGDKALQAKVDAALAELKKDGTLTALSQKYFKRDIIAK